The genomic interval ATAGATGCTTTTACTTCAAAAATTTTTAGTGGGAATCCAGCTGCTGTCTGTCAACTTGATAAATGGCTTCCTGACAAAATTCTTCAAAATATAGCCAAAGAGAATAATCTTTCAGAAACCGCTTTTTTCATAAAAGAAAATGATTCTTTTTCAATTCGTTGGTTTACTCCGAAGACAGAAGTTAAATTATGCGGCCATGCAACACTTGCTGCTGGGTTTGTTATCTTCAATGAGTTGTCTTACAACCGTAATGAGATCAAATTTATTTCTAAAAGCGGTACTTTGTTGGTTTCAAAAGAGGAAGATTTCATCGTTTTGGACTTTCCCGTTCAACCTCCTGTATCTTGTGCTGCTCCTAAACTCTTGATAGAAGGGCTCGGGGAAAAACCTATCGAGGTCCTCAAATCGGAAGATTATATTGCAGTTTTCGAGCGTGAAGATGATATTCTTTCCATTGATCCAAATTTTGATCTATTGAAAAAACTTCCTCTTCGCGGCGTTTCTATTACGGCTAAAGCTAAAGATTCAGATTTCGTAAGCCGTTTTTTTGCCCCTAAGGTTGGTGTAGATGAAGACCCTGTTACAGGTTCAGCTCATTGTGAATTAACCCCCTACTGGGCAAATATAATTAAGAAAAACGAATTATATGCCCGGCAATTATCAGAGCGCGGTGGTGAAATCATATGTAAACTTCTGGACGATAGAGTAATTTTAAAGGGAAGAGCAGTTAAGTTTATGGAAGGTGAAATATTTCTCCCAATTTAAATTGATTGCAAGAAAATTTAGAAATT from Candidatus Schekmanbacteria bacterium carries:
- a CDS encoding PhzF family phenazine biosynthesis protein — encoded protein: MNIKLYQIDAFTSKIFSGNPAAVCQLDKWLPDKILQNIAKENNLSETAFFIKENDSFSIRWFTPKTEVKLCGHATLAAGFVIFNELSYNRNEIKFISKSGTLLVSKEEDFIVLDFPVQPPVSCAAPKLLIEGLGEKPIEVLKSEDYIAVFEREDDILSIDPNFDLLKKLPLRGVSITAKAKDSDFVSRFFAPKVGVDEDPVTGSAHCELTPYWANIIKKNELYARQLSERGGEIICKLLDDRVILKGRAVKFMEGEIFLPI